One Tenrec ecaudatus isolate mTenEca1 chromosome 12, mTenEca1.hap1, whole genome shotgun sequence DNA segment encodes these proteins:
- the LOC142423172 gene encoding barrier-to-autointegration factor yields the protein MTTSQKHRDFVAEPMGEKPVKSLAGIGDVLGKKLEERGFDKAYVVLGQFLVLKKDEDLFREWLKDTCGADANQSRKCFGCLREWCDAFL from the coding sequence ATGACAACCTCCCAGAAGCACCGAGATTTTGTGGCGGAGCCCATGGGGGAAAAGCCGGTGAAGAGCCTGGCTGGGATTGGTGATGTCCTGGGCAAGAAGCTGGAGGAGAGGGGCTTCGACAAGGCCTATGTGGTCCTGGGGCAGTTTctggtgctgaagaaagatgaagaTCTCTTCCGGGAATGGCTCAAGGACACGTGTGGCGCTGATGCCAACCAGTCCCGGAAGTGCTTTGGGTGCCTTCGAGAGTGGTGCGACGCCTTCTTGTGA